Proteins from one Terriglobales bacterium genomic window:
- a CDS encoding glycosyltransferase family 4 protein: MVSEVGKEISAQRFLGHVAWQRMFELYRQSDIFLFTSLRDSFGMQVLEACSQALPVVTLDHQGVGTFVPAGASIKVPITTVAGTIQGLASAMDLLAASPDLRCRMGTVGWNFARTETWDARAQRMPALYEQLHGCGSERLQDSAPRFSA, translated from the coding sequence GTGGTTTCCGAAGTGGGGAAAGAAATAAGCGCTCAACGTTTTCTCGGGCATGTCGCGTGGCAGCGCATGTTCGAGCTTTATCGGCAGAGCGACATCTTTCTTTTCACCAGCCTGCGCGACTCCTTCGGCATGCAGGTGCTGGAAGCGTGCTCGCAGGCCCTGCCGGTAGTCACGCTCGACCACCAGGGCGTGGGAACGTTCGTTCCGGCTGGCGCCAGCATCAAGGTGCCCATTACGACCGTGGCGGGCACGATTCAGGGGCTTGCCAGCGCGATGGACCTGCTGGCCGCCTCTCCCGATTTGCGTTGTCGCATGGGCACGGTGGGGTGGAATTTCGCCCGCACGGAAACGTGGGACGCACGCGCCCAGCGCATGCCTGCTCTCTACGAACAGTTGCACGGTTGCGGAAGCGAGAGGTTACAAGACAGCGCGCCGCGTTTTTCCGCTTGA